The proteins below come from a single Aegilops tauschii subsp. strangulata cultivar AL8/78 chromosome 6, Aet v6.0, whole genome shotgun sequence genomic window:
- the LOC109750630 gene encoding cyclin-dependent kinase F-4 has translation MDRFKLIKEVGDGTFGSVWRAINKQNGEVVAVKKMKRKYYSFEECMSLREVKSLRRMNHPNIVKLKEVIRENDILYFIMEYMECNLYQLMKDRVKPFAESDVRNWCFQIFQALAYMHQRGYFHRDLKPENLLVSKDVLKLADFGLAREVSSAPPYTEYVSTRWYRAPEVLLQSSAYDSAVDMWAMGAIMAELLTLHPLFPGTSEADEILKICNVIGCPDEQTWPQGLSLAEAMKYQFPQIRGNQLSEVMKSASSEAVDLISSLCSWDPCKRPKAAEVLQHAFFKDCTYVPAAVRPKAAGPPKTPPGVGARGVSGHIARRYSTGALSTSKPAANISIKPSSLSKIGVQRKLQLDRQAPQKSTRPTESNTKQTTSRVPARNSPGNANPILRHSRSLPETGRATVQKVSTITEKLAHMSVTSRTRTAVKPPVPLLKAGHLKSDFLGKSDEIPPAKRLTRKLVS, from the exons ATGGATAG ATTCAAGTTGATTAAGGAAGTTGGTGATGGGACATTCGGGAGCGTATGGCGCGCTATAAATAAACAAAATGGTGAAGTT GTGGCCGTTAAgaaaatgaaaagaaaatattATTCTTTCGAGGAATGTATGAGTTTACGTGAAGTAAAG TCTTTGCGGCGCATGAATCACCCTAACATAGTGAAGCTCAAGGAGGTCATAAGGGAAAATGATATATTATACTTCATAATGGAATACATG GAGTGCAATCTCTACCAACTTATGAAAGACAGAGTCAAGCCTTTCGCGGAGTCAGATGTTCGTAATTGGTGCTTTCAGATTTTCCAGGCTCTTGCTTATATGCACCAGAGGGGATACTTTCATCGTGACCTCAAACCAG AGAATCTGCTGGTTAGCAAAGATGTCCTAAAGCTAGCAGACTTTGGTCTAGCAAGAGAAGTTTCATCTGCACCACCATACACAGAATATGTGTCAACACGCTG GTACCGAGCACCTGAAGTGTTGCTCCAGTCATCTGCTTATGATTCTGCAGTTG ATATGTGGGCAATGGGTGCCATAATGGCCGAGCTGTTGACACTCCATCCTCTTTTCCCTGGCACAAG TGAAGCGGATGAGATTCTCAAGATTTGCAACGTTATTGGTTGCCCAGACGAGCAAACATGGCCCCAGGGATTGTCTCTTGCAGAGGCGATGAAGTATCAGTTCCCACAG ATCAGAGGCAATCAACTGTCGGAGGTAATGAAATCAGCCAGTAGTGAGGCAGTTGACCTTATATCC TCTCTGTGCTCATGGGATCCTTGCAAGAGACCAAAAGCCGCGGAAGTTCTCCAACATGCCTTCTTTAAG GATTGTACATATGTTCCAGCTGCTGTCCGGCCAAAAGCTGCAGGTCCCCCTAAAACTCCTCCGGGTG TTGGAGCAAGAGGAGTTTCAGGACACATTGCTCGGAGATACTCCACTGGAGCTCTCTCCACAAGCAAACCTGCTGCAAACATATCTATAAAACCTAGCAGCTTATCTAAGATCG GTGTGCAAAGAAAACTTCAATTGGATCGTCAGGCACCACAGAAGAGTACACGGCCCACTGAGAGTAACACCAAACAAACTACTAGTCGAGTACCGGCAAGGAATAGCCCAG GGAACGCGAACCCGATATTAAGGCATTCACGCAGTTTACCTGAAACTGGCCGGGCAACGGTTCAGAAGGTTTCGACTATCACCGAAAAGCTTGCTCATATGTCTGTGACCTCTCGAACACGCACGGCTGTGAAGCCCCCTGTCCCGCTGTTGAAGGCTGGGCATCTCAAGTCAGACTTCCTCGGGAAATCCGACGAAATCCCTCCGGCAAAGAGATTGACAAGAAAGTTGGTGAGCTAA